The nucleotide sequence ctctctctctctctctccccctccccccctccccctctctgtttctgtttctttctctctcagctTTGCCCAGAAGGCACATTCTAATTACACAACAGCAATGCAGTGGTGGCAAAAGGATGGCTACTCTAGAAGAAATCCAGTATTTCTGGTCAAATGAACCAGGACAGAGACCCTGGAAGGAAACAAAGCATGAGGACATTCAGGAGGGAAGGTAGCCAGAAAAGCAGTcctctaattctgtgaataaatgCCTACAAGTCTCAGCCTAACTCCTGAGTTATGCATGAGTGGGATAGATCTAAACCAGAATAGAAAAGCCTTCAGAAAGAACCCAACTAAGATTTAAACCGTGTGCACACATCTTTTTATCCTAATTGCTAAATAATGCATGCAAAAAACAGACCCAAATGAATACAGCAAATGCTTAGAGAACTGAAATTTGCACCACTGTAGACGAAAGACAAGACAGAACTTGCAGCTCAAACCTAACTAAATTGATTTCCTGATAAAGCTAAAACATCAGCTCTCTACAGAGGATTATGTACCTGACCCAAAGTCTACACAAAATGATATTCAAAATGTCTAGGACAATCTAAAATTACCCAGCATACAAATGACCAGAAAAATGTGAACAATTCTCAAGGGAAAAGACAACTAATGTCAACCCCAAGGTGGGCCATGTGTTGGAATTATCATCAAAGACTTCAAAATGCTATTACAACTACGTTCTGTGAGgttaagaaaaacacatttggCACAAATAAAAAAGTTATCAATAGAGAAATAGCAACtataaaaaaataaccaaatgaaaatgttagaactgaaaaatacgaaatctgaaaaaaaattttcactgGATGATTTCAGCAGCAGAATGGTGATGTCAAGAGGAAAGAGTCTGTGAGCTTAAAGATAGTTCCATATGATTTACACAATCTGAAGGACACAGAGAAAAGGTTAAGAAACAAATGAGCAGAGCCTCAGGGATCCatggaaaaacattaaaaaaaatctaacatacATGACATTGGAGTCCCAGAAGGCGAGAAGAaataggctaaaaaaaaaaatttgacaaaataaaGATCTAAAGCTTCCTAAATGTGgtgaaaaatgtaaatcaatgtACTTAAGAGGCTCTGTAAACCCCAGAAAGGATAAGGTCAATGAAAACCATGCCTAGACACATTATAAAACCTTATCTATCACCACTTACAAAGCTTAAAGAAAAACATCTTCAAAACAGCTAGAGAAGAATGGCACACTACATACAGTAGAATAACAACAGGGATATATCCATGCAGTGGAATAGTGCTCAACAAAacaggaacaaactattgattcGTGCAACAGCATAGATTAATCTCAATagcattatgctaagagaaatcATACAAAAGCATACACTTTaggttccatttatataaaattctagaaaatgtaaaataatctaGAGTGACAGAGAGCAGATCAATGGTTGTCTGTGGATGGGAATGGAGGGAAAATGGATTATAAAACTGAATGAGAAAATTTTGGGGGttgatataaatatttgttatccTGACCAGGGTGATAGTTTCTGAGGTGTGTACATATGTGAAAATtgatcaaattgtacactttaaatctATGTAGCTAATTGTACTTTAATTATAAcaataaagttattaaaatggGAAAAGATGTGAACccttaaatgaaaatatacaaattgGCAGTATGCACataaaagaaatgctcaacatcattagtcatcaagaaaatgcaaattaaaaccagcgTGGTATCTATACACCCACGAGAATGGCAGAAGTTAAAAAGCGGTGGTaagaatgtgaagaaactggaacttTTACACAttactgttgggaatgtaaaatgaatggatcattttatattccataaaatggaaacagtttggcagtttcttatttagttaaacatacacttaccatgtGATCAAACTACTCAAATCCTAGCTATTTACCTAAGAGGAATGAAAACTATACCCACTCAAAGACTTGTACGTAACCATTtttagcagcactattcacaatggaaACAACTAGACTGTATACACAGAAGGCTAGATAAGCAAATTGTGTTACGCCACATAACAGTATACTACTCCTCAATAAAAAGGAGCGAACTGTACCACAAAAAagatgaatcttaaaaacataGTGCTGAATATTAGATGCTCACTAGGCACAAAAGAACATGCACTGTGTGATTCCGTGTATTCTAGAATAGGTAAAATGAATCTATAGTATCAAAAAGCACATCAGTGGTTGCTTGGAGTTGGGAAGCAAGAGAGCAGATTACCTGAAAAGAggcatttctatatattaattCCGAGGTTGTTATTTGGTGTATAAATTCATGAACAGCACACTTTACGGTGTATATAAATTAGACCTCaatgaaattgaatttttaaaagttgatgacATAACatgaattaaatttatataaaactaaagagatcaaaataatatggtattggtacaaagagagacaaagagatggataaaaaaaatcataaaaatggaCAAGTTTGCAATAATTAAGAATTTAGAATGCGTCTATTTTGGTATTTCACATCAGGttagggaaaaataatttattcttaagtGACGTTGAGTCGAGTGACtattcaaaacataaaataagaggCTTATCTATTACCATTTACAACAACTAAATTTGACATAGATTAAAGAGTTAAGTCTATACAAAAGAAAATGGCCCAGCAGTAGATGGGGACCAGGGTCTGAGGGCACAGAGTAGAGAGATGTGGTAGCCATGCCTGAGCCTGGAGAACCCGGCTGGGTCACTCCTGACTTGGACACCAGCCCTGGGGAAGTGTGAGGTCCTGGAGATGTCTCAGCCTTATGACCATCAATGGCATTCCAAGGCTTTCTTGCCTCAAGCCCTAAGGCTAGAAACTAACTAGAGCCCCCTTTTCAGGCTGGTTCACCTTCCTGTCCCGGCACTGAGGCTCAACTCTCCAATCTGCAAAATGGCATGACAGTGGTGCACTTTCTTACTTGAAGATTTGTGGAGAGGACTACATGACACACCACAGGGGAACTGCCCTGGGCAGTAGTTAACACTTAGGAGCACCAGGCCTGGGAGAGGAGCTGGGGACGGTGGCTCTGTGGGAGAAAGCAGATGTCCTACATCATCAGCCCTCCCATGACTGCTCCACTTGTCTTGTGTCCTGCCAGCAAGTGACTGGGGAGGAGCCACAGAGGAGAGGCAGCTGAAAGCAAGTGACAAGGGCAGAGACTGGTGTCTCAGCCCCACCCTGAGCGGACTGAGGCACCCCAGAGAGCAGCGGCCCATGTAGCTCACTCCAGTTCCCTGGACTTGGGGGAACAGATCCTTGGGGCCCTTCCTGACCATCTACTGGAGGTGCTGAGTCACTCTCACAGTCTCTGGGCAGAAGTCCCAGGTGAGCTCACTGGCCCCCAGTCATGAAGAACTGATCAGATTCCAGAAGATGTTTGCATTCTCTTTGTTTCCCCTGAGTCTCCTGGGGAGATGTGGATTAAGCTGAATTAAGAGACAGGTGATGATCACAGGTGTTGGGTGCTTGGGTGGAGTCTCCATGGTAACAGAGCCATCTGGCTTTCTTGCCTGGCACCAGGCCTTATGACTTCATAATGGAATCTTCTCTCAGCAGGCAGAGGGGGTTTGCCAGGGTAAAGAGGAGGCTGGGAGGAAGAGGCCTGCCGAGGGAGGCTTTGTCTTTTCAGCCAGAGTTTGACAATTAGGCTTCCTCATGTCACGATGCGGTGCTACTGCTGACCCCAAAACAGGATGCCGGAAGTGGCGCTCACTAGAGACTGTGAGTGGCATTATGCACCTGCCATCTTGCTGAGGCCACCCAGGGGAGCTCAGAGGACACCTGGCCTCCTTCAATCCAGGACTCACTGTTGAAGTGGAGCCGGGGCCCTGGCAGGAAAGAATGAGCTGTGGGAGGGCCACTGGTCCACCACAGGGAGTCTGTGCTGTCCAGTGCCCACTGAATGGCAGGAAGAGTAGGGCCTTAGGTgagcccccccgcccccacccacaGAGTGAACCTTGGCCATGGCAATGGGCCTCTCTCCCCAAGCTGCTCACAGGGTGGTGCTGGGAGAGCCCTCAAGCCTGTGCCAAATCCCTTTATCCCGACAAATAAGCCATCCAGCAAACCTACATGAATTAGTGTCCTAGGGCTGCCAgaacaaattaacacaaacttagtagcttaaaacaacacacgtttattctttcacagttctgaagtCCAAAATTTCAAACTCAAGGTGTCGGCAGAGTTGTTTTCTTCTTGGGGGCTCAGCAGGGAATCTGTTCCTTCATGCCTCCCTCCTAGCTTCCTGTGATGATGAAATTCTTGATGTGCCTTGGTTTGTGGCAGCATCATTCCAATAGCTTCCTCCATCATCACATgacattctccctgtgtgtctgtgtccaaacttCCCTCATCTTATAGGGACAagccattggatttagggcccaccctgacccagtgtgacctcatcttaacttgattgcatctgcaaagatcccatttccaaataaggtcatatccACAAGTGCCAGGGCTTAAGACTTGAACATGTCCTATGGGGGACACACAACAACATATAATTCACAGAGAACAGAGCACAGGCTTCAGAGTGGGTCAGACCTGGGCGCTGCCATTTAGCCTGTCCCTTCTCCTTGGCACAGTGAGGTTGGAAAGGCAAGTCTATCCCGGTGGGCTTCCTAAGGATTACCTGAAAGAGAGGACCACAGAGCTCTGCGGAGTGTCTAGGAGTGGTAGAAACTCAGCAAAGATGGCCCCGAGCTGGGTCTCTGGGACTTGGAGGAGGGGGCCTGGTTCCTGCTCATCAGAAGCTGGCAGTCTATGGGCCAGTAGCCTCTTACCAAGGAGTCTGGCTTAGGACAGGGACCTCAGTGGTCAGGCTGCCTGCAGGGAGTTGGGGGAGAGCATGGACCACAGGAGCATGTGTCAGAGGCGGGGACTCAAGGCCCAGGGGCTAGGGTGGGAGTCGGGAAGGCCAGGGTGGGAGTCAGGAAGGCTGGGGTCTAAGCCACCATAGGTTCTTCCATGGGACAGGAGTCCACAGGTGGAACAGCCTGGGGGCTTGCTCAGGATCAAAGGGGCCCCCTGCCATGTTCCTGATGGGCTCTGGGTCTGGCACGGTCAACGTGGGAATGAGCTGGCTTTTCACTACCTGGCACTCCAGGCCATGTGTCCCCTCTGGGCCTGGGAAGTAATTCTTCATTCCGCTTCTCCACCCTCTCCCCAAGACGTGACTTCTCCCTCCTATCACCATGGAGTCTGATAAAGACTTCATTCCTGGCCAAGGTGTTCTCTTTTTGTctgcctctttccttccctcccacccttctttcctttcttccaatACTTGGTGTCTACCATATGCCAGGGTTTTTCTAGGCCTTCGGGACACAGAAGTGATCTAGACAGATGGGCCTTGCCTTGGTGGAATTTGTAACTAACAGGATGAGAGATATTAATTTCACAGCAGAGGAGCGGGTGCTCTGAATGAGGGGTATGAGGGTGGTGGCAGTCATGAAGAAGGTGATGCCACTAAGCCAGGGACATTAGGGAAGTGACCTTAACCAAGCACTGAGGAAGTCACCACctaggagaaaggagaaggaagagactcTGGGCAGAAGCATTAGCCCATGCAGAGCCCCTGTGGCAGGAGGATGCTTGGCAAGTGAGATGGATCAAGAGAAGGCCTGTGTGGCTGGACTGGACAGAGTGAAGGGAATATGAGTTGGACTGAGAGCCAGCAGACTAGTTGAAAAAGTGTCAGTTGAGTTCCTATTGTGAACGAGAGGCACCAGACAGATAAGACAGATAAGACCACCCCACACATGAAGCAGGCAGACCACACAGCCCAGGAAGAGCATGCCAGTGATGAAACGATCTGGAGTCACCCtgcagggaggctggggctgggaaggCTCTTCTGAGCTGAGAGTCCAGGAGCAGATCTTGGCACAGGCTCTAAGGGAAGGACAAGTTTGGTGTGACTTAGGAATGGCAAGAAGGCCTGAGTGCTTGAGCAATCTAGCCATGGTTGAGGCCCATTGCTGGCTTTTCACAGAGGAGAACCACAGTCAGGTTTGGGCTTTGTAAGACCCCTCTGGCCTCCAATGTAGGCAGGGACTGGGGACAGAGCTGGTGTCGTTAGGAATTCAGGGTGCAGTAACAGATGGAACGTCCTTCTTTTCTCAGATGTGTCAGAACTGTGACGCTGAATCCGGAGACCCAACCTCTCCTAGCCTCCTGGAGGAGGATGACCCAGGACCCTTGTCCTCCCAACAGCAGGCCACCAGTTCAAGGGACAAGAAGCCCCTAAGCTCCCTCCACCTTTCACATAGGGCCCAGGTGGCCTTGGAGTACCTGCCTTTCTTCTGCACCTATGGGTGCCTCctggaagaggaggggttggtcctGCAGCCCGAGACACTGCTCCAGGAGGACTCAGAACTGCTCAGTGGGTTCTTCCCTTACTACCGCTCTGAGGAGGAGAGTTTGCCCAGCCTGGCCCTTCCTGGCTGGTCACACAGGGGCTCCCAAGATCTGCCCACTGAGAAGGAGGCACGGGCTGGCTGCTTCTGCAGGACAACAGTCAGGGACGAATGCTCTGTGAGTTGAGGAGGCCATAGAAGGTGGGGGGAGCAGCACTAGGCCCCCGCATCCTTCAAACCTCTCTGTCCTGGGGCCCAGACTCTAACAGGCCCCTGGATAAGCCCCTCTCAGGGCTGCTGCGGCCCTTGGAGAAAGGTGTCACTGGTTGGGAGCACAGACACTGCAGGAAGGCTGTCCTGTTCAAGCCCAGCTTGACCACCTGCTAGGAGAGCGGCCTGGGGAATGTGGTTTCCTTATAAAAGAGAGAACAGCAGCTGCAACAATAGAGCCATTGTGAGAATTACATTCAACCACGTACCTAAAGTGCTCAGCGGGATGGTGAGCTCACAGAAACATTTATTTGGTCCTTATGACTTGCTAGGCTCTCAGACAAATGTTTCATtagcatcatctcatttaatcctaatagTAATCCTATAAAACAAGCcgtactattattcccattttatgaatgagaaaacgagtctcagagaagttaagtgacttggccaaggGCACATAGCTAGCAAGTAGCAAACCTGGGATTTGACCCGAAGCTTGTGGTCTATAACATTCCTAATCACCACCAtgcagctgggcactgtggcccaTGACTGCAGAGACAGAGGAGGCAAGGCGGGTGGGTTTTAATCCCAGACACACCCATCCCAGCAGGGTGCCCTTGGATGGGTGAGTGACATTGCTGAGTGCTTCCTGGGCTGTAGAGCAGACATGGGCCTGTCCTCTTCTGGGACTGCCACTGTGGTGTTGCAGGCACAGGCTGGTCCCGGGTATCtgggcctgaacctgggaggtgggcttGCATCGGGCTGACCCTCCTGTTCCTTTGTACCCAGGCTGCCTCGGCACACTAGGACCTCATCTCTGGGTCCCCATACTCACTGGCCTGCTGCCCCGTCCTGCAGGTCTCGGCAGAGTTCCCCCGTGACAGTGACCGGGATGCCCCTCTCTCCAGGGACCATGGTCTTTATGCCTCAGGATTTGTGCATTACTACAGAACCCCTGAGGAGGGGTTACACACTAGCCCTGGGCCTCCTGCCTTTCCATCTGGGAGCCAGGGGCCCTCAGAGGCTGCCCAGGGCTGGTGCAGTCACACCACGGGGAAGCCGGAGCTGACTGCAGCAGAAACCACTGGAGAGCAGGCCCCCACCACCCACTGACTGTCGAGGGATGAAGGTGATTGGGGGGAGGCTCCCAGAGGTCAGTCAGTTTGCCCTGGGACCAGAGCTGGCCTGGGACCCTGGCACTCAGGCCTATATTCTCTCTGTCTCAGTGCCCATGACCATGGATGAGGGGTATCCTACCCCCCTTACCCAGCAGAGCCAGCAGGAAGAACCCAACCCTTGGCAGATTCTCCCAGCCCCTCTCAGCCCACCAGGCTGCTCCCTGCCAGCATGAGGTGTCCCACTCCACAGGCCTAGGGTTTGCCTTTCTCCTCAAGCAGCAGAGGGGAGAAACTCAGCTTGTGCCCCATGTTCAGCCACTCCACCCCCAGGAAGAGGCCCATCCCGCCCCACGCTGCCACCTTCCTGTTCTCCTAGCTGGAAAAACTGCCACATGAGAATTGAACAGCCACACCAAAAGTGGCTTTGGAGAGAAGTGTCCATCTTGTCCAGCACTCTGACCTCAGACCATTCCTTTTGTAGCCTGACCCAAGCTCAGACAGAGGAAGCAGGAGCCACCTGAACAACTGAAGGGTGCAGACACCCAGAAACTGGTTTTGTAAATAAATCGTGCACCTTGGAGCTGGTGCACTAATTGGATGCTTTGGAGTAATACTTGCAGCttccatttattaagcatttactttGTACTAGGCACTTTACAGAGATCATCTCCATAATCATTGGTTGTAGACACTGGTGTCATCTCCATTCTACAGCTGAGTAAACAGGCTAAGAGATGTTACATAGGGTGCCCGAGCTCACACAGCTAGCAGACAGCCGGGAacagtggagctgggattcacaCCAGCTCTGTCTGACCTCAGGCCAAGTACTTAAGCACCTCCTCACTACATTCTTCCTCAGTGGGTCTATGCATAGCAAGAAATGAGCCATGTGCTCCCCTAGACCCAGGCCTCCCCTAGACCCATCTCgctctctctttttcctcattGCCTCTGCACctttccttcccctgcccctgcccttggGTAGAGCAGGTAAGGATGGTGACTCTGCATGTGTCTGCTAGGCCCTACCTCCTTGGACCTTGTGGACCTGTTTTCTGGCTCCAGCCCAACTTCCAACCCCAGGCTCACCTGGTGCATGGCTGAAGCACACTGGGATTTTGAGAGTATGTGCTCATCCCACCTACTCCGGGACCAGGCACTTAGATGCTGATTCCTGTTTGAAAATCCTTTAGTGCCAGCCACACTGGCATGTCCTACGTTCACAGCCTCTCTGTCCCATGGCGCTGGTTTTGTGTCTCCTCCCCGGGTCTAGGTTCTTTGTTTGCTTTGACACTCACACACCTCTGACCACTGGATCCCTGCTCCTCCACCCAATGGCTGCTTGTCTGGAATGCCCTCGCCTGCTCACATCCTTCCTGAGGGTGAGGActttaagaaagagagaaatcaatCGGTAACACTAGAGTTACATCAAAGAAATTCTTTttagaaaatctattttttacTATTTCCAAGGCACTCCTACGACTTCCCACTGGGTTTGGGGATTTGGGATTTGGAGTATGATGGGAGTATGAAGAAATAAAGGTACCCTTGCCAGGAAAACTCGGCTTTGTTCTTGGGGTGAGGCAATTGGACTGT is from Pan troglodytes isolate AG18354 chromosome 4, NHGRI_mPanTro3-v2.0_pri, whole genome shotgun sequence and encodes:
- the LOC104006564 gene encoding uncharacterized protein LOC104006564 isoform X1; translation: MSRCGATADPKTGCRKWRSLETMCQNCDAESGDPTSPSLLEEDDPGPLSSQQQATSSRDKKPLSSLHLSHRAQVALEYLPFFCTYGCLLEEEGLVLQPETLLQEDSELLSGFFPYYRSEEESLPSLALPGWSHRGSQDLPTEKEARAGCFCRTTVRDECSVSAEFPRDSDRDAPLSRDHGLYASGFVHYYRTPEEGLHTSPGPPAFPSGSQGPSEAAQGWCSHTTGKPELTAAETTGEQAPTTH
- the LOC104006564 gene encoding uncharacterized protein LOC104006564 isoform X2, with protein sequence MCQNCDAESGDPTSPSLLEEDDPGPLSSQQQATSSRDKKPLSSLHLSHRAQVALEYLPFFCTYGCLLEEEGLVLQPETLLQEDSELLSGFFPYYRSEEESLPSLALPGWSHRGSQDLPTEKEARAGCFCRTTVRDECSVSAEFPRDSDRDAPLSRDHGLYASGFVHYYRTPEEGLHTSPGPPAFPSGSQGPSEAAQGWCSHTTGKPELTAAETTGEQAPTTH